From Acidihalobacter aeolianus, a single genomic window includes:
- a CDS encoding ABC transporter substrate-binding protein, with translation MKRSKKMIATLMLALLAPVMFMSTARAEITLGISDWPGWVAWYIAKEKGYFKKYGAHVKLVWFPNYIDSVNALSAGQLDANSQALIDTLAPLEKGVPIKVVLVTDNSAGNDALMVNNSIKTFADLKGKTLGLEQYSIENYLDDYAMKMHGLKPSDVKIVNMSTGDAAAALISGRIDAAGVWNPWINRIENSHKGHALFTSKDAPGLIPDIVAARDASLKKHAKDFEGLAKAWFAVVRFVHAHPEAAAKIMAPHVGLNPKEYALSLAGTRLFGAKLNREAMKPGTSSVSLYNSTADTGKFLIESKAITKTPDPAMFIDPKFVDMAAK, from the coding sequence ATGAAACGCAGCAAGAAAATGATCGCCACCCTGATGCTGGCCCTGCTCGCGCCGGTGATGTTCATGTCCACCGCGCGCGCCGAGATCACTCTCGGCATCAGCGACTGGCCAGGCTGGGTGGCCTGGTACATCGCCAAGGAGAAGGGTTACTTCAAAAAGTACGGGGCGCACGTGAAGCTGGTGTGGTTCCCGAACTACATCGACTCGGTCAACGCCCTGTCGGCCGGCCAGCTCGACGCCAACAGCCAGGCCCTGATCGATACCCTGGCCCCGCTGGAGAAGGGCGTGCCGATCAAAGTCGTCCTGGTCACCGATAACTCGGCGGGCAACGACGCGCTGATGGTGAACAACTCGATCAAGACCTTTGCCGACCTCAAGGGCAAGACGCTGGGCCTGGAGCAGTATTCGATCGAGAACTATCTCGACGATTACGCGATGAAGATGCACGGCCTCAAGCCGAGCGACGTGAAGATCGTCAACATGAGCACCGGTGACGCCGCCGCCGCGCTGATCTCCGGCCGCATCGACGCCGCCGGCGTGTGGAATCCCTGGATCAACCGTATCGAAAACAGCCACAAGGGTCATGCGCTGTTCACCAGCAAGGACGCACCCGGCCTGATCCCTGACATCGTCGCCGCACGCGACGCCTCACTGAAGAAGCATGCCAAGGACTTCGAGGGTCTGGCCAAGGCCTGGTTCGCGGTGGTCCGCTTCGTGCACGCCCATCCCGAGGCCGCGGCGAAGATCATGGCGCCCCACGTGGGTCTGAACCCCAAGGAGTACGCCCTGTCGCTGGCGGGAACGCGCCTGTTCGGCGCCAAGCTGAACCGCGAGGCGATGAAGCCGGGAACCTCCTCGGTGTCGCTGTACAACAGCACGGCGGATACCGGGAAGTTCCTGATCGAGTCGAAGGCGATCACCAAGACGCCCGACCCGGCGATGTTCATCGACCCGAAGTTCGTCGACATGGCAGCGAAGTGA
- the kdpC gene encoding potassium-transporting ATPase subunit KdpC: protein MSTAPEIADESHTRLPLLRPLLSTFIALFVLTAAAYPALVTALAQTLFPRRANGSLVERHGHIVGSWLIGQSFTAPGFFWSRPSATTPTPYNAANSSASNLGPSNPALLAAVRRRVGKLRAADPNERHTPIPVDLVTSSASGLDPDISIAAAYYQAGRVAQARHLPLSLVHALIAREAHHPSWGFLGTPHVNVLRLNLALIAASQRPAHATTQSTDRQANRHGRTTPRPRAASAAN, encoded by the coding sequence GCACCAGAAATCGCTGATGAATCGCACACCCGCCTGCCGTTGCTGCGGCCGCTCCTCAGTACTTTCATTGCACTGTTCGTTCTCACGGCAGCCGCCTATCCGGCTCTGGTCACCGCCCTGGCCCAGACGCTGTTCCCACGGCGAGCCAATGGCAGCTTGGTCGAACGGCACGGACACATCGTCGGTTCATGGTTGATTGGACAGTCATTTACGGCCCCCGGCTTTTTCTGGAGCCGCCCTTCGGCGACCACGCCCACTCCCTATAATGCTGCCAATTCCAGCGCATCAAATCTCGGCCCCAGCAATCCGGCCTTGCTGGCAGCAGTCCGCCGGCGAGTCGGGAAATTGCGCGCGGCCGACCCGAACGAGCGGCACACGCCGATCCCGGTGGATCTCGTGACCTCGTCGGCCAGCGGGCTCGATCCCGATATCAGTATTGCCGCAGCCTATTATCAGGCAGGCCGTGTGGCACAGGCCCGCCACCTCCCGCTCAGCCTGGTGCACGCACTGATCGCGCGCGAGGCGCACCATCCCAGCTGGGGATTTCTCGGCACACCGCATGTCAATGTATTGAGACTCAACCTTGCGCTCATCGCCGCCAGCCAGCGCCCTGCGCATGCCACGACCCAATCGACCGATCGACAGGCAAACAGACATGGACGAACAACGCCCCGACCCCGAGCAGCTTCTGCGGCAAATTGA
- a CDS encoding ABC transporter permease, translating into MSAIRETSLNPATETLDPALPAAGQGGGAGRAARRGVLWAVRGTLPRWQYVSIALFSFVLMLGSWWGLSDSGLVPQLFLPSPPEVLSRLQAWYAQGNLIADTEISIYRVTAGFVLSAVMAIPLGLYIGSYRPVQAFFEPMVEFARYLPAVAFVPLVLLWVGIGEGAKISIIWIGTFFQMVLMISENVRHVPTAQIEAAQTMGASRSEIVTRVIFRSAMPDIVDTLRVTLGWAWTYLVVAEMVAANSGLGYAILQAQRFLQTGKIFGGILLIGTIGLIMDQLFRFLHRRAFPWLHRA; encoded by the coding sequence ATGAGCGCAATACGTGAGACCTCCCTGAATCCGGCGACCGAAACCCTGGACCCCGCACTCCCTGCGGCGGGCCAGGGCGGAGGTGCCGGCCGGGCCGCGCGTCGGGGCGTTTTATGGGCCGTGCGCGGCACGCTGCCGCGCTGGCAATACGTCTCCATCGCCCTGTTCAGCTTCGTGCTGATGCTGGGCAGCTGGTGGGGACTGTCCGACAGCGGCCTGGTGCCGCAACTATTCCTGCCCTCGCCGCCGGAGGTGCTTTCCCGCCTGCAGGCCTGGTATGCGCAGGGCAATCTGATCGCCGACACCGAGATCAGCATCTACCGCGTCACCGCCGGCTTCGTGCTCTCCGCGGTGATGGCGATTCCGCTCGGCCTGTACATCGGCAGCTACCGGCCGGTGCAGGCCTTCTTCGAGCCCATGGTCGAGTTTGCCCGCTACCTGCCGGCGGTGGCCTTCGTGCCGCTGGTGCTGCTGTGGGTGGGCATCGGCGAGGGCGCCAAGATCAGCATCATCTGGATCGGCACCTTCTTCCAGATGGTGCTGATGATTTCCGAGAACGTGCGCCACGTGCCGACCGCGCAGATCGAGGCCGCACAGACGATGGGCGCCAGCCGCTCGGAGATCGTCACCCGAGTGATCTTCCGCTCCGCGATGCCGGACATCGTCGACACCCTGCGCGTCACCCTCGGCTGGGCCTGGACCTACCTGGTCGTGGCCGAAATGGTGGCCGCCAACTCGGGGCTCGGCTACGCCATCCTGCAGGCACAGCGCTTCCTGCAGACCGGCAAGATCTTCGGCGGCATCCTGCTGATCGGCACCATCGGCCTGATCATGGATCAGCTGTTCCGCTTCCTGCACCGCCGGGCCTTCCCCTGGCTGCACCGCGCCTGA
- the kdpE gene encoding two-component system response regulator KdpE: MSEMLPTGTLKQRILIVEDEPEIRRFLCLALEREGYAVHEADDLRSGLSAAGTRRPDLIMLDLGLPDGDGVDFIRDLRAWSGIPVLVLSARDQEMEKIRALDAGADDYLSKPFGTGELLARARAQLRRHAQAGNEPLIRFGQVVVDLIHRRVERDGESIHLTPLEYRLLASLVTQPDRVLTHRNLLTAVWGPGHSEDQHYVRVHMANLRKKLESEPAFPRYLVTETGVGYRFVTDR; encoded by the coding sequence ATGTCTGAGATGCTACCGACCGGCACCCTGAAGCAACGCATCCTCATCGTCGAGGATGAACCCGAGATTCGAAGATTCCTCTGTCTGGCACTGGAACGCGAGGGCTATGCCGTACACGAGGCCGACGACCTGCGCAGCGGGCTTAGTGCCGCGGGCACTCGCAGACCCGATCTCATCATGCTCGATCTCGGATTGCCTGATGGTGATGGCGTTGATTTCATTCGCGATCTACGCGCCTGGTCGGGTATCCCGGTTCTCGTGCTTTCAGCGCGGGATCAGGAAATGGAAAAAATCCGTGCGCTCGATGCCGGGGCTGACGATTATCTCAGCAAGCCCTTCGGTACCGGCGAACTATTGGCGCGGGCACGCGCCCAGCTGAGACGCCACGCACAGGCCGGGAACGAGCCACTGATCCGCTTCGGTCAGGTTGTCGTGGATCTGATCCATCGTCGCGTCGAACGCGATGGGGAATCCATTCATCTCACGCCGCTCGAATATCGCCTGCTTGCAAGCCTCGTCACTCAGCCGGATCGTGTCCTCACTCACCGAAACCTGCTGACTGCAGTCTGGGGCCCGGGTCATTCGGAAGACCAGCACTACGTACGCGTACACATGGCGAATCTGCGCAAGAAACTCGAGTCCGAGCCGGCATTTCCACGCTATCTGGTGACTGAAACCGGCGTGGGTTACCGCTTCGTCACCGACCGTTAG
- a CDS encoding class I SAM-dependent methyltransferase: MDRKSHWEQVYRNKSPLEVSWYQAEPTQSLALIEATGCTPDASIIDVGGGASVLVDRLLVSGYSQVAVLDIAGTALEHARSRLGVHATEVEWYESDATEFTAPHAFDIWHDRAVFHFLTSAEDRLRYRDVLIRTLRPGGHFIVAAFAIGGPDHCSGLEIVQYDAKRILEQFGSVFDLIESREESHRTPGGMIQRFGYFRLLRRVEH, encoded by the coding sequence ATGGACAGAAAATCACATTGGGAGCAGGTCTACCGCAACAAGTCTCCGCTGGAAGTGAGTTGGTACCAGGCCGAGCCAACTCAGTCGCTCGCCCTGATCGAGGCGACGGGTTGCACGCCGGATGCAAGCATCATCGACGTGGGCGGCGGCGCCTCGGTGCTGGTCGACCGCCTGCTCGTGTCCGGCTATAGCCAAGTTGCGGTGCTCGACATCGCCGGCACGGCACTGGAACATGCCCGCAGCCGCCTCGGTGTACATGCCACGGAGGTTGAATGGTATGAGAGCGATGCGACGGAATTCACGGCTCCGCATGCCTTCGATATTTGGCATGACCGCGCCGTGTTCCATTTTCTAACCAGTGCCGAAGATCGCCTGCGCTACCGGGATGTGCTTATCCGCACGCTACGCCCGGGTGGGCACTTCATCGTGGCGGCCTTCGCCATCGGTGGGCCCGATCACTGTAGTGGCCTGGAGATCGTGCAATATGATGCAAAGCGGATACTCGAACAGTTCGGAAGCGTTTTTGACCTGATCGAGTCGCGCGAGGAGTCGCATCGCACGCCGGGCGGAATGATCCAGCGCTTCGGTTATTTTCGTCTGCTGCGGCGTGTGGAGCATTGA
- a CDS encoding agmatinase family protein, giving the protein MFVKKPRQPGFARPATGHRHHPSFDRSGLQGWKMAHHEKDIPDVAWQAEQERCLRLGLPGAESIEDKSIPTFARGELPHFAGINTFMKAPYVEDVRDVGKYDAAIIGAPFDGGTTYRPGARFGPQGIRRISALYTPYNYEIGVDLREQMKLCDAGDIFTIPANIEKTFDQISNAVGHVFASGALPIILGGDHSIGFATVRGIARQTDKRIGIIHFDRHADIQEKDLDERMHTTPWFHATNLPNVPATNLVQIGIGGWQVPREAVKEARNRETTIITMHDVERLGLDKVAEIALEYAWKDADAVYLSFDIDSVDAGFVPGTGWPEPGGFLPREILYLLGAVAKEGICGMEVVEVSPPYDISDITSLMATRAIVDVLGTLVAHGKMGAHRHIIRGWGE; this is encoded by the coding sequence ATGTTCGTCAAAAAACCCCGTCAACCTGGGTTCGCCCGCCCGGCCACCGGCCACCGTCATCACCCGTCGTTCGACCGCTCCGGTCTGCAGGGCTGGAAGATGGCGCACCACGAGAAGGATATTCCGGACGTCGCCTGGCAGGCCGAGCAGGAACGCTGCCTGCGCCTGGGCCTGCCCGGTGCGGAGAGCATCGAGGACAAGAGCATCCCGACCTTCGCGCGCGGCGAACTGCCCCACTTCGCCGGCATCAACACCTTCATGAAGGCGCCCTACGTCGAGGACGTGCGCGACGTCGGCAAGTACGACGCCGCGATCATCGGCGCGCCCTTCGACGGCGGCACCACCTACCGCCCCGGCGCGCGCTTCGGACCGCAGGGCATCCGCCGCATTTCCGCGCTGTACACGCCGTACAACTACGAGATCGGCGTGGATCTGCGCGAGCAGATGAAGCTGTGCGACGCCGGCGATATCTTCACCATCCCCGCCAACATCGAAAAGACCTTCGACCAGATCAGCAACGCCGTCGGCCACGTGTTCGCCAGCGGCGCCCTGCCGATCATCCTCGGCGGCGACCACTCGATCGGCTTCGCCACCGTGCGCGGCATCGCGCGGCAGACCGACAAGCGCATCGGCATCATCCACTTCGACCGTCACGCCGACATCCAGGAAAAGGATCTCGACGAGCGCATGCACACCACACCGTGGTTCCACGCCACCAACCTGCCCAACGTGCCGGCCACCAATCTGGTGCAGATCGGCATCGGCGGCTGGCAGGTTCCGCGCGAGGCGGTCAAGGAAGCGCGCAATCGCGAGACCACCATCATCACCATGCACGACGTCGAGCGCCTCGGCCTCGACAAGGTCGCCGAGATCGCCCTGGAATACGCCTGGAAGGACGCCGACGCGGTCTACCTGAGCTTCGACATCGACAGCGTGGACGCCGGCTTCGTGCCCGGCACCGGCTGGCCCGAGCCGGGCGGCTTCCTGCCGCGCGAAATCCTCTACCTGCTCGGCGCGGTGGCCAAGGAAGGCATCTGCGGCATGGAGGTGGTCGAGGTCTCGCCGCCCTACGACATCTCCGACATCACCTCGCTGATGGCCACCCGCGCGATCGTCGACGTGCTCGGTACGCTGGTCGCGCACGGCAAGATGGGCGCCCATCGCCACATCATCCGCGGCTGGGGCGAATAG
- a CDS encoding glutaredoxin family protein, whose amino-acid sequence MRPLIRLFFRTVRLVATPIMIAADRVTTPKGIERPAEEQAKVDAETRALRLYHFQSCPFCIKTRRAMKRLSLDIALRDVQHDPASRAELQAGGGEVKVPCLRIEEGDGSVRWMYESTDIIAYLDKRFAGAQPH is encoded by the coding sequence ATGAGACCGCTGATCCGACTCTTTTTCCGTACCGTGCGCCTGGTTGCGACGCCGATCATGATTGCCGCCGACCGGGTGACCACGCCCAAGGGCATCGAGCGTCCGGCCGAGGAACAGGCGAAGGTCGACGCCGAGACCCGTGCGCTCCGGCTCTATCACTTCCAGTCGTGCCCGTTCTGCATCAAGACGCGGCGCGCGATGAAGCGGCTGTCGCTCGATATCGCTCTGCGCGATGTCCAGCACGACCCGGCCAGCCGCGCCGAACTTCAGGCCGGCGGCGGCGAGGTCAAGGTGCCCTGCCTGCGCATCGAGGAAGGCGACGGAAGCGTGCGCTGGATGTACGAATCCACGGACATCATCGCCTACCTCGACAAGCGCTTCGCGGGCGCACAGCCGCATTAG
- a CDS encoding DUF4118 domain-containing protein, which yields MDEQRPDPEQLLRQIDADEAQSKRGRLKIFFGACAGVGKTYAMLAAAKNLSKEGIAPLIGIIETHGRTETEALTRGLRRLPLREFKHRGRVLRELDLDEALAFAVADPRTLLLVDELAHSNAPGSRHPKRWQDVVELLDAGIDVWTTMNVQHLEHLNDIVSGITGIRIWETVPDHLFDAAEEVVVIDLPPDELIERLNLGKIYLPKQAEVAARNFFRKGNLLALRELALRRAADRIDNEMLAYRRHNTISRIWPNRESLLVCIGDHDGDGQIVRSSARLAAKLGVGWHVVHVETPRSTRISDANQEPIRAALRLADELGAKTTSLTAQRVAPALVRYAHENNLSRLVLGRRPRRWLRLRALADELAAEGGDLDILQIAHTGPKRPQAKQQQRTFLPIIGPARGYWVALAACGGVTLATHPLAATLKPTNIVMIFLLAVVVVALRHGRGPALLAAVSGVASFDFFFVPPYYTFAVADTRYYVATFLVMLIVALVIGQLTAGLKLQAETSRASERRMQSLYEMSRALSAALLPEQVAEISARFITAEFGAKSALLTADDQGHLGVLEGATAHVDMAVAQWSFEHAQPAGKGTGTLYTSPCLVLPLKATMRLRGALVIESAELRPFDPEQRRVLDTCASLLAISIERIHYIDVARNATVQMESERTRNSLLSAISHELRTPLSAMIGLAEALEWADPEDRMRQRELARAISDSARRMNTMANNLLDLARLESGVVRLNLQWQPLEETIGSAVSACRSLLGERRIDISLPADLPLLPFDAVLIERVIVNLLENAAKYTPEGTQIDISAGKGDTVVTLSVCDHGPGLPPGREHLIFEKFERGRPDGSPPGVGLGLAFCRAVMHTHGGVIQARDRKGGGTCFELEFPRQAPPPGSRSTGSREVEDV from the coding sequence ATGGACGAACAACGCCCCGACCCCGAGCAGCTTCTGCGGCAAATTGACGCCGACGAGGCCCAATCGAAACGCGGGCGGCTGAAGATCTTTTTCGGGGCATGTGCTGGTGTGGGCAAAACCTACGCCATGCTTGCGGCAGCCAAAAATCTATCTAAAGAGGGCATTGCGCCCCTGATCGGGATTATCGAAACCCACGGCCGCACGGAAACCGAGGCGCTGACTCGCGGACTACGTCGGCTGCCGTTACGCGAGTTCAAACACCGTGGCCGCGTGTTGCGGGAGCTCGATCTGGATGAAGCCCTTGCCTTTGCCGTGGCGGACCCTCGCACGCTGTTGCTCGTCGACGAACTGGCACACAGCAATGCGCCAGGCTCACGCCATCCAAAGCGCTGGCAGGACGTCGTCGAACTGCTCGACGCCGGTATCGATGTATGGACCACCATGAACGTGCAGCACCTCGAGCATCTGAACGATATCGTCAGCGGCATCACCGGGATTCGCATATGGGAAACGGTACCCGACCATCTGTTCGATGCTGCAGAGGAAGTGGTGGTGATCGACCTGCCGCCGGACGAACTCATCGAACGCCTGAATCTGGGAAAAATCTACTTGCCCAAACAGGCAGAGGTCGCCGCGCGCAATTTCTTCCGCAAGGGCAATTTGCTAGCACTGCGCGAACTCGCCTTACGGCGCGCAGCAGACCGTATCGACAACGAAATGCTGGCCTATCGTCGCCACAATACGATTTCCCGTATCTGGCCCAACCGTGAGTCCCTGCTCGTCTGCATCGGCGATCATGACGGGGACGGACAGATCGTGCGCAGCAGTGCACGTCTCGCTGCCAAACTGGGTGTGGGTTGGCACGTCGTACACGTGGAAACTCCACGCTCTACACGCATCAGCGACGCCAACCAGGAGCCAATACGCGCGGCTTTGCGGCTCGCGGATGAACTGGGCGCGAAAACCACAAGCCTGACCGCGCAAAGGGTTGCGCCGGCCCTGGTGCGATATGCCCACGAAAACAACCTCTCACGCTTAGTCCTAGGACGACGGCCCAGGCGCTGGCTGCGCCTGCGCGCCCTGGCCGACGAACTTGCTGCAGAAGGCGGTGACCTCGATATCTTGCAAATTGCTCATACCGGACCGAAGAGGCCTCAAGCAAAGCAGCAGCAACGGACGTTTCTCCCGATCATAGGACCCGCACGCGGATACTGGGTTGCCCTTGCTGCCTGCGGCGGGGTCACGCTCGCCACCCACCCGCTAGCCGCAACCCTCAAGCCCACGAATATCGTGATGATATTCCTCCTGGCCGTGGTTGTTGTCGCCCTTCGTCATGGCCGCGGCCCCGCCCTGCTGGCCGCCGTCAGCGGGGTAGCATCCTTCGATTTTTTCTTCGTCCCTCCCTATTACACCTTTGCAGTCGCCGATACCCGTTATTACGTCGCCACTTTCTTGGTCATGCTGATAGTAGCCTTGGTCATCGGCCAGCTTACCGCCGGGCTGAAGTTGCAGGCAGAGACGTCTCGCGCGAGCGAACGACGCATGCAGTCGCTGTATGAAATGTCCCGCGCCCTGTCAGCCGCATTGCTCCCGGAACAGGTTGCCGAAATCAGCGCCCGTTTCATTACCGCGGAATTCGGTGCGAAAAGCGCCCTGCTCACAGCCGACGACCAGGGACACCTGGGTGTCCTGGAGGGCGCCACGGCACATGTCGACATGGCCGTGGCGCAGTGGTCGTTCGAACACGCCCAGCCTGCCGGGAAAGGAACGGGCACGCTCTACACCAGCCCCTGTCTGGTATTGCCGCTCAAGGCAACGATGCGTCTGCGGGGTGCTCTTGTCATCGAATCTGCCGAACTGCGACCCTTCGATCCCGAGCAACGCAGGGTACTTGACACCTGCGCCTCCCTGCTCGCCATTTCCATCGAACGCATCCACTATATTGACGTCGCACGCAACGCCACCGTGCAGATGGAATCCGAACGCACACGGAACTCGCTGCTTTCTGCCATCTCGCACGAGCTGCGTACCCCCCTGTCCGCTATGATCGGACTGGCCGAAGCACTCGAATGGGCCGACCCAGAGGATCGTATGCGACAGCGCGAGCTGGCACGCGCCATCAGCGACTCGGCGCGGCGCATGAACACGATGGCAAACAACCTTCTGGATCTCGCCAGACTCGAATCCGGCGTCGTGCGTCTGAACCTGCAATGGCAGCCCCTGGAGGAGACTATTGGCAGCGCCGTCAGCGCCTGCCGCTCATTGCTTGGCGAACGCCGCATCGACATCTCCTTGCCCGCAGATTTGCCCTTGTTACCGTTCGACGCGGTCCTGATCGAGCGAGTGATCGTAAATTTGCTCGAAAATGCCGCCAAATACACACCTGAAGGCACACAGATAGACATCAGTGCCGGGAAAGGGGACACGGTGGTGACACTCAGCGTGTGCGATCACGGGCCAGGGCTACCGCCTGGGCGCGAGCACCTGATATTCGAAAAATTCGAGCGCGGCCGTCCAGACGGCTCGCCTCCCGGGGTAGGGCTTGGACTGGCATTTTGCCGTGCGGTCATGCATACCCACGGTGGGGTTATTCAGGCACGCGACCGCAAGGGTGGCGGTACATGCTTTGAACTCGAATTTCCAAGACAAGCACCGCCGCCCGGTTCACGTTCCACAGGATCGAGGGAGGTGGAGGATGTCTGA
- a CDS encoding ABC transporter ATP-binding protein, producing MNPASEPKIAVRGLGKHFYTKGREFHALDNIDLEVRPNEFLALVGASGCGKSTLLRIIGGLETLTEGEILVDGRTVRGPGKDRVMVFQDYSLYPWLTVIENIRFCRQLNSHARGASTAEAASAVDRSYALLSLMGLEKVKDSYPNALSGGMRQRVAIARALMSRPEVLLMDEPFGALDAQTREVMHDLILHVFELEKTTIVFVTHDVDEAVYLADRVVVLAPNPGHVDSIHDIDLPPPLERDQDLKLAPDFLAQKKTILDRIRQTTGVQRDLEMLERMTRHLRDTASTNQGD from the coding sequence ATGAATCCCGCCAGCGAACCCAAGATCGCCGTCCGCGGCCTCGGCAAGCATTTCTACACCAAGGGCCGCGAGTTTCACGCCCTCGACAATATCGATCTCGAGGTGCGCCCCAACGAATTCCTCGCCCTGGTCGGCGCCTCCGGCTGCGGCAAATCGACCCTGCTGCGCATCATCGGCGGGCTGGAAACCCTTACCGAGGGCGAGATCCTGGTCGACGGCCGCACCGTGCGCGGCCCCGGCAAGGACCGCGTGATGGTGTTCCAGGACTACAGCCTCTACCCCTGGCTGACGGTGATCGAGAACATCCGCTTCTGCCGCCAGCTGAATTCACACGCACGTGGCGCGTCCACGGCCGAGGCCGCCTCGGCCGTGGACCGCTCCTATGCGCTGCTGTCCCTGATGGGTCTGGAAAAGGTCAAGGACAGCTACCCCAACGCCCTCTCCGGCGGCATGCGCCAGCGCGTGGCCATCGCCCGCGCGCTCATGTCGCGCCCCGAGGTGCTGCTGATGGACGAGCCCTTCGGGGCGCTGGACGCGCAGACCCGCGAGGTGATGCACGACCTCATCCTGCACGTCTTCGAACTGGAAAAGACCACCATCGTGTTCGTCACCCACGACGTCGACGAAGCGGTGTATCTCGCCGACCGCGTGGTGGTACTCGCCCCCAATCCCGGGCATGTCGATTCGATTCACGACATCGACCTGCCGCCCCCGCTGGAACGCGATCAGGACCTCAAGCTGGCGCCGGATTTCCTCGCGCAGAAGAAGACCATCCTCGACCGCATCCGGCAGACCACCGGCGTACAGCGCGACCTGGAAATGCTCGAACGCATGACCCGGCACCTGCGTGACACCGCCTCCACGAACCAAGGAGACTGA